DNA from Ignisphaera sp.:
TGTACAGATCCTGCTAGCACTTGCATTCGGCTATATGATAGTAAACGGTGTAGCAACATTCTTCTACTGGTCAACAAGAGCAAAATACGATCATCCGACGGCGGCCGCTATTAGAAACGTTGTTAGAATTATTGGCGTTGGCGCAATGGTTGCAGCAATAGCTGGTGGTGTTGCCGGGGGAGCGGCTGGGGTAGCACTAGGAGGCTTCCTAGGCATGGTAATAGGCTTTGCATCTCAGCAGGTACTCGGACAAGCAATTGCAGGACTCTTCCTACTAATCTCAAGACCCTTCAGAATAGGTGATGCTGTCGTCATAGCCGGTGAAGATGGTGTAGTAGACGATGTTGCAACACTATTCACAACAGTAATCAAAGCAGATGGAACAAAGGTTCTAATACCAAACAATTCAATAGTAGGAAGCAAAATATATCTAAAGCCAAAACAACAACCAAAACAATAACAAAACATTTTTTAATCTTCTAATCCTCAAACCCATTCTCCATCAGAACAACTAAAATCCACTTCATAGAAAACACAACACTGAAATAACCCACAAAACAAGTAAAACTAGGATAAATCACTAAGGGCCCGTAGCCCAGCCAGGACAGGGTGCCGGCCTCCGGAGCCGGTGGACCCGGGTTCAAATCCCGGCGGGCCCGCTATACTCTCATAACGTTACTCATAGCTAACGTTTATGAGTATAAATTGTGAATATGAGTACAGCCGCTGTATTCAGTAACCATGACGCTGATTTGAAGTAAAAATATTTCCACTATTTATTGATATATGGGAGGTCTAGAATCATTGAAGAAGTCAACTAGAAGGCTGAGCTTCTTCTCATGAACAACGCGTCTTGCCTTTAAGTGCTGGGAAGTGCCTTTAGAATTATTGGAGTAAGGGTTTCTTCAAAGATCGTGTTAAAGTACAGTATAAGTGATACAACTTATGCTATTTGGAACTATGGTTTAACTTGTGAGAATCTTGCAAAATCGAACATGAAGTTCGCAAATCTGTGGGTTATGGTGGAAGACCATATAGTGTATCCTCTGGTTAATTTTTCTCGAACAAAATATTCACAGAAACCATCGCGAAGCCCTGTAATGTAGCTACTAAGATAAAAATAGTCACGTAGCCTAGCCTAGTATACCTTTAGTAATATATCCATTCGCATATGCAATACATGTTCCCATAATACATTTTCAATATGCGCTTGATAGCGAATAATTTAGGATTAGAATGATGATTGTAAGGGCGGAATCAGCTCACTTATGGAATAACCTTAAGCCATGGAACTCTCTTAAAGTCTTCATCTAAGGTAAGAATAGTATCTATACCATAGTGTTTACATGTTAGTACTGTTGTTGCATCACTTGGCAGAAGTCTATACCTTAATACTATTACTATCTCGTAAAGCTCCTGTCCGGTATAGATGCTTGGTATTATCCTTATATTTAACCTTCTAATTAAATTCTCTCACCGCACTGATAACTTCTTCTGGATATCCATATTTCTTTATCCACTTCTTTACTGATACTGAGTATATTCCTTTATATACCATGCTTATGCTCTAGGGAATGCATTGTTGATGTATAGATAATCTCGTTATGAATAACCATATCAATAACATAGTCTTCGTGGTTTTCTTCTAGTAAAGTTAGGACTTGGCCAGTCTTAGGAGTATTGTGGAGGATATGATAAAGTATATTAGTGTCTAAGAAAATCAAGGAAGCCATACCTCCTCTAGGTACCTCTCTAGCTCCCCCTCGCTAGATCTGCCTAAGATGCCAATAAGGTCTTTTAACTTCTCTCTAAGACTCTTTTCAATTCTTACTTGAACATCCCCCATCTTCCTTAAGCTCTTCTATAGGTTTTAAAGGCTTCAATACACCGTTCTCATTGTTGCAGATTTCAAAGTATGGTTTCATACAACAAATTAGTATGAGTTCAAGCCTTCCAAGCCGGAGAGCCGGTGATCCCAGCGGGCCTGCCAATTTTCATCAGTTGATTAAAGCTTATGTAAGCCCCTATCTTATTGTTTTTGATAAGACCTCTAGATATTGTTTTAGCGGTCTCTCCGAGTAACTGGTGTTATTCTTCAGATTTGAGCATGATAGGCACAGGATTTTAGGGTATGTTGTTAAGAAGCTAGATAGGGGTAGGGTTTGGCAGGCTCTAGGCGTTAGCATAGTGAAAGAGACACTTCCTTTACAGCGACTACAAGTAATCACTAACCTCAGGATTCGTAATTGTTAGAGCCTTATTACCCAAGCTACGTAAAACGCGCATAGTGACAGACACTGCTG
Protein-coding regions in this window:
- a CDS encoding mechanosensitive ion channel, coding for MAQTQQLSTSEIVKKTSAALVSVVLYVVLYVLVSALAHYLMTGLLPRYGIAVADYEVYVQILLALAFGYMIVNGVATFFYWSTRAKYDHPTAAAIRNVVRIIGVGAMVAAIAGGVAGGAAGVALGGFLGMVIGFASQQVLGQAIAGLFLLISRPFRIGDAVVIAGEDGVVDDVATLFTTVIKADGTKVLIPNNSIVGSKIYLKPKQQPKQ
- a CDS encoding PIN domain-containing protein, with the protein product MRRLNIRIIPSIYTGQELYEIVIVLRYRLLPSDATTVLTCKHYGIDTILTLDEDFKRVPWLKVIP